Below is a genomic region from Salvelinus fontinalis isolate EN_2023a chromosome 2, ASM2944872v1, whole genome shotgun sequence.
GTTGTTGACGATGCCGGAGATGGAGTGAGAGGCCAGGCAGTCCCTCTCATAGAGGCCCCGGAGCAGGTCATTGGTCAGCTTCTGGGCAGTGGTCCCCGTGTTACAGCGGTCAAGCAGCTCCGCAGTGATGAACTGGATGGTATAAGACATTAGGTTGCATCTTTAAAATTGTAGTGGCCCATCCCATTTTAGAGATACAGTGGGGTCCGTAATTgttgcacccttgataaagatgagcaaaaaagactgtgtaaaaaaaaaaaaaagacaaatacTGAGCTACATTATAAGCTAAACATTTTTggcaattatattattttatactaatacaattcctcagagaaagagataggggtcCAAATGATTTTGCTTCCACTGTCCCTGGGGCCCTTGTTTGGTCAACGGCATCAttaactttacccagtaccaggacattttagctaaaaacctggttgcctctgccaggaggctgacacttggccttaagtggatcttccagcaagacaataaccccaagcactaatcaaaattcacaaagaaatggttaattgactaCAAAATCAACATTTCACAATGGCCAGctcagtctctggacttgaacCTCATTGAAATGTTGGGGTTTTaactgaagagggcagtccataagcacagacgaaggatatcaaggaccTGGAAAGAtgctgtatggaggaatggtctatgatccctcccaacgtgttctccaactcataacacattttagaaaaaggctcagtgtcattatcctcacaaggggagggtgctagagtattgaaaacagggatgGCAAAAATGTTGACCCTTATATTGTATTTTatcacttgttaaacaaaatctctttctctgagcaattgtattagtataaaaataattacatttcccattttttttgcatacaatatagctcagtatttgtattatttattttatacagtctacTTGGCTCATCTTTATCAAAGGCGCCAATCATTATGGACCCGGCTGTATATTGGCATTCTGCTATAAGACAAAGACCAAAGGCCTATTCAGTCAACTTCAAAGAATAGATATTATTTTGCATATTGCATGACATCAAAAAGGACTTCTAGTACAGTTTTTACCTCTCCTGAAAACTTATGCCATGTATTTTTGACGTCAAAGACATTTAAAGGGTTCATCACCTCCTGATAGAGGGGTGGTCCGTTGATCTGGGAACCCCCCTCATGAGACCCCGGAGGGTATCCAttctggtgggggtgggggggctctAGTTTGCCCGCCCAGCACCCGTTCAGCACCCCTGGAGAGGCCAGCAGGGCCGACGTTGTCATGGCACCACTCCTCACCAGGATCTCAGGCATGCTGGGAGATGTAGTTCTCCGGTCCGTGCTGCTCGACCACACCTCCGTCCTCTCGATCAGGGCCTCCAGGTTACGTGCCAACTTTCCACACGCTAGCATAGTATGAATCCCACAAAAATCCAAGAGATTAAAGCATCCTGGGTTGTtcttaggcacagatctaggaacaGCATTTCCTCCCTCACTCCTGACCTTAATCATTAGCAGAGAAAATATAAAAATGAACTCAGATCAGTGTCTCGGGACAACTTCCTCCTACTTCTCCTGCTGGCCCTCACCTGTGAGGCATCTGATTTGCTCCCTCAGGTTGTCCATCTCTCGCTGCATGCTCAGCACCATGGCAACCAGGTCAGCCTTTGAGCGTGACTGTAGGCCTCCAAGACCCTTGAGAGAAATGAAGATGTCAAAAAGTCATACATAGAAAGTCTAAACCACATGCAAgcactcacacacgcactcacacacatgcacactgccATCATCCAGTGTACCTCTGCCATGAAGTCGCCATCCTCGATGCGTTCGACACTGGGGTTGTCTGACACTAGTACCTGCTTGGAGATAAGAAATTAATCGTACAAGTTGTCTCACTTATATGTAATTGTGGGTCAGTCAGTGTTTTTTAATTTGATTTATTATATGATGTATTGTCAGCTATGGTCCGCTATGGTCAAAATCATAGCTAGATTGAAACATCAGAAAATCCCTGTGATGATGATAAAATATTAGTCTTCATAAATTCTCATGTCttgacaaaaaataaataaagttgcATTGTAAAGCTATGATTCAGAATCCTTCTTTTATTTAGGAGTAGCAGCAACATGTTACTTGTTGCTGTCTTGGCTTGTCGTTCTTTTCACCACCTCCCCTTGCCAAAGGTTtttgctctcctctccccctcgctcCATCATTGAGATCAATGGCTGCCCCCACCATGCCTCTCTCTCACATTAGCGCCATTATGACAAAACACCGCTGAGAGGTGAATGCTCTCtgtgtcactactactactacagccttGTGGCTTCCAAGTTGTAAACCCTCAAGCGAGGAAGTGAGGTGCTATATTACTAACGTACAAATAGGATTTATGTCGGTCGGTCAAGATGGGCATATGATGCCACCATAATGAGCAGACGCGTGCCAACCCCGACAGATACTAGAGAAAACTTTGTCCCAAAAATATTGTATGATAATATTCGAGCCAAACCCTCGTTTTCAACTTCTGGTGAGCGGTGTTGCATGGTGGGTTCTCTTCTACGTTCTCTTTCACCGGGTGTGTGTGCTTTCTTCTCTTCTGCAGTCTGTGCTGTAATAGACAGTCCGGGTAGGGTAATTAGCGACATAAATCGTGAGCGACAAATACTCGCTCCTCACCGAATGGGCAGCTACTGTATAAAGACCAGACTACAAATAACCGTTAAACGTTTACGTACACATGGAGGCTGGCTGTGCGATGTCGTGATGCCAAAGTCTTCATATTTagggtcttcctcctcctcttcttcatatTCGAGGTCGAAAATGCGCTTTGCTATTGTTTTCCTTCTCATCTTTCTCCCATTATCCTTTCCCCCCGCTGAAACACTGGCTGCTTCTTGAACATGCTGGTCAATACACTGTGCTCGGCTCCCCGACTTTCGCGTCAATGCTGGGTAGGCACCAGCAGCAACCGTGGCGCCGGGAACAATATTTGTTACGGTTGTACTTATTGTACTTATTGCAGCTCATTTAGTAGAATTGTGTTCCACACACTTGATTTAAGCTATGTTCGGTTAAATGTACCGTGGCATGACATGGCAAGACTGGACAAAGCCTGCTCAAGATGAAAGCACATGGGCATGATCATGACTTTCAAGTACATGTTTAATTATTTAACAATTATTTGAATGGGAGGGTTTATTCGAAGGGATAACGTACACTATGTGAATTTCAATTGCATCACGATGCTATAGGGTACTAGGGGGTAACTAGCCCTCCCGAAGAACAGTGTCTAATTCCCTAAAATCAATGTCTAATTCCCTAAAAACAATGTCTAATTCCCTAAGAACAATGTCTAATTCCCTAAAAACAATGTCTAATTGCTGATACAAAAAAGCAACGTTTGGGAAATAAAATGGTTTGTGGATGAAGATCATGCTTAAGCAAATGAACTATAAAGGAAAATAAATGGCTACAgtttacacttttttttgttatttcattAAATTTCGTTTTTGGAAAAGGGGCATTTTTTAAGTACCGGGGTAACTCCTAGCAGCTTATGCTAACTAGATACCTGGCTAGCATTTACTGCTAGTGAAGTTGCTAGCATAAACTAGCGCTTACCGGGCTAGTCATTGTCTAAATGACAGGTAGAAATACATTCATAACCATAAAGGGGTAACTAGCCCCCAGGGGGCAGTTACCCCCtagtagagagagggggttgggtcGAGTTGCCCACAACACACTCATCCAACATATTACTACTTTACTCAAAAAATATCTACATTTTTCTATCTAAACAAGTGGAGTATTTATCTTAAGGCTTTCCTTCttctatatttaaaaaatatacagtaccagtcaaaagtttggacacacctattcattcaagagtttttctttattttgactattttctacattgtagaataatagtgaagacatcaaaactatggaataacacatatggaatcatgtagtaatcaaaaaagtgttaaataaatcaaaaaatattttagatttgagattcttcaaagtagccacccttaatgccttgatgacagctttgcacactcttcgcattcactcaaccagcttcatgaggtagtcacctggaatgcatttcaattaacaggtgtgccttgttaaaagtggaaatctgtcctttaagATAGttggtgtctttgtgagacgcagagtaggtaaacggatgatctctgcatgtgtggttcccaccatgacgtatggaggaagaggtgtgatggtgtgggggtgttttgctgatcaaatcaaattgaatttgtcacatgagccgaatacaacaggtgtagaccttacagtgaaatgcttacttacaagccctaaccaacaatgcagtaaagaaataaaaataaaataagaataagatatagaagtaacaaataattaaagagcagcagtaaaataacaatagcgaggctatatacagggggtaccagtacagagtcaatgtgcggggtcaccgggttagttgaggtaattgaggttatATGTAcaggtaggtagagttattaaagtgactatgcatagataataacagagagtagcagcagtgtaaaagatggggggatgcaaatagtctgggtagccatttgattagatgttcaggagtcttatggcttaggggtagaagctgtttataagcctcttggaccaagacttggcgctccggtaccagagagaacagtctatgactagggtggctggagtctttgacactttttagggccttcctctgatacttcctggtatagaggtcctggatggcaggaagcttggccacagtgatgtactgggccgtacgcactaccctctgtagtaccttgcggtcaaaggccgagcagttgccatatcaggtaGTGTTGcaaacagtcaggatgctctcgatggtgcagctgtagaaccttttgaggatctgaggacccatgacaaatattttcagtctcctgagggggaataggttttgtcgtgccctcttcacgactgttttggtgtgcttggaccattgttgtgtgtttggaccatgttagtttgttggtgatgtggacaccaaggaccttgaagctctcaacctgctccacaacagccctgttgatgagaatgggggcgtgctcgctcctccttttcctgtagtccacaaccatctcctttgtcttgatcacgttgagggagaggttgttttcctggctccacacggccaggtctctgacctcctccctataggctgtctcatcgttgtcggtgatcaggcctaccactgttgtgtcatcggcaaacttaatgatggatttggagtcgtgcctggccgtgcagtcatgagtgaacagggagaacaggaggggactgagcacgtacccctgaggggccccagtgttgaggatcagcattgagaatgtgttgttagctacccttaccacctgggggtggcccgtcaggaagttcaggatccagttgcacaggggagtgtttagtcccagggtccttagcttagtgatgagcttgaagggcactatggtgttaaacgctgagctgtagtcaatgaatagcattctcacgtaggtgttccttttgtccaggtggtacagggcagtgtggagtgcaatggcgattgcatcatctgtggatctgttaggacgTTGTGCAAATGGAtgttggtctagggtttctgggataatggtgttgatgtgagccatgaccagcctttcagagcacttcatggctacagacgtgagtgctacgggtcggtagtcatttaggcaggttaccttagtgctcttgggcacagggactatgggggtctgcttgaaacatgttggtattacagactcagacagggagaggttgaaaatgttagtgaagacacttgccagttggtcagcgcatgctcggagtatgcctcaaatgacctggcctccaaaatcaccggacctcaaaccaattgagatggtttgggataggttggaccgcagagtgaaggaaaagcagccaacaagtgctcagcatatgtgggaacttcttcaagactgttggaaaagcattcatcatgaagctggttgagagaatgcccatagtgtgcaaagctgtcatcaaggcatcaagggtggctactttgaagaatctaaaatctaaaatatatattttttttgttaaacacttttttggttactacatgattccacatgtgttatttcatagttttgatgtcttcacgcttattctaaaatgtagaaaatggtaaaaataaagaaacacccttgaatgattaggtgtgtccaaacttttgactggtactgtatatagatcTAACTTCATTGGaatataaaaaattataataataaatgtTATCAATGTACCACAAAACACATTTTGTTGAAATATCTCCAAAAGTTGTGATGACACAGAGGAAATGTTTTGTTGAGCAGAGGCAGTGGCAGCCAGTGAGTGTTGGAAAATAACATcttgtgttgttattgtgaattACAGGGGGGTCAGTTACCCCAGGGGGCTAGTTACCCCCTAGTACACTACAGTTTAGGCTAGGCTACTGTCCCTTACAAAAAAACATATGATTTTGATGTGATCTTATGTGAAGTGATAACATGTAAAAGCAACATGTGATGACATGAAACTACACATGTGAAAACATTTGAGCACATGACCTCGTCAAATATATGTGACAACATAGGGATGCAAAATGTCAACATGTGATACCATGAAACCACGGGACAAAATTTTTGAACATTTTTCATGTGAAAATGCAATTCCACATGTAAGAGTTCGATTTTCCCACATTTGAAACATGTGAAACTGAAAATgtcacatttttgtttgtttgtaaggcAAGTAATTCGATGGTATGGGGATTTTAAGTTATGTTCAGCTAAAATGTGtataaaaaaatacaactttaatCAATGAGAATATGATTACATTTGACGTGATCACTTAGTGCTGACTATTCAATATGACCCCACCTAGGATTTAAACACATAACCTTTTGACTTGGGGTACGCTGATCTTTCTGCTGCGCTACAAAATCTATAGCATTTTCTGAAGTCCCCTACACATTCATTATCTATAATACATCTCTGCACTTGGCAAAAGTGCcatctgcactgctattttagtTATCAGTTAATCTGGCTATTCTCTATTCCTTGATTTCATTGACTTATCTTAGCAATTCAagggttttctgtatagttgtctaatgttgtaGGGGCGtattactcctgaatcactatgatgaATGTAATAGTTTATCTTGAGTGTATTATACAAAGCTGAGAATTACTTTGAAGTCTAAAGTGTAGGACtacaggtgaaatcagtcatTGACACAGACATGATGGCATAGCAGGAAGACTGGAATGCTGTGAACCAAGAGTATGTGAGTTAAagtcccaggtgaggacatgttgaataataatgcttgtataaataaacatacacaatGCATGTCAAAGTGTGTCAAGTAAGTGGGAAACACTGTGCTATTTTGTAATGTTCCAGGGACATCCTAACGACTAGTATTTGTTTGCAGGGCATCATGTGAAGATTTTAATCCACATGTGAAACTTCATGTGAAATATCATCACATGTAAAGTTTTCCAAAACGACATGGGTCATATGAGTAGCATTTTTCTCCTCTAATATTGGAGTTATAAAGGCCTAGTTCACAAATTTtgcaccacaggagtcgctagtgtgcaatgggacaaggacatccctgccagccaaaccctctcctaactcggacaacgctgggccaattgtgcgccgcccctgggtctccagtcgcggccggctgcaacaaagcctggactcaaacccagaatctctagaagcacagttagcactgcgatgcagtgccttcgaccactgcgccactcgggaggccctttcTAGGTGTTTTCTACCcattgggcaaaaactggttgaatcaacattgtttccatgtcatttcaacaaaaaaatGCAATGTGATGATGTTGGATCAATGtgggaaactgattggatttgcaaaaggtCATCAACGTAAGAATTtggtatttttttcacccaactttaaccaatttttttgttgttgttgatgtcacGTTTAATTCATgctagttgacaactcaaccaaatgtaaatccaaACTAGACGTTGAAATTACGTTTGTGCCTAACTGGTAGCGACTCATAATAACCACTGAAGTAAACAATATGACCCACAACTTGTCTCCTGATGTGAATCAATAGCCTATTCATTAATGTACAGTTCATTCCTAATATCCTGATAGTTCCCCTTGTGCTCTTCTAATAAAATGTTTGTAGAACTTACTCTCATCGTGACCTAAAATGTCAGAACTTATATAAAGTGTGGCATTGAACTATGACATGGCTATTGAGTCAGTCTATCCAAGAAGTGTACAGTTTCACTCTAGCTAGACACAAAGGAGCTACATAAATGTAACAGTCCCTTTCCCTAGCAGTTGTGTCACAGATAGCACAGGGCAGCACCCCCTAGGAATAACCTATTGATTCATCCACTGCATATTTTTCACACTTAAGTGGGTCTGACACTGAAAGAGGAGGAATATTGATAATGCATCGACGTCTATTGTTCTCTCTGAGGAGCGTTCGCCTGCAGAGCACCAGCAAGCAATCTACTCTATACTCTGCCTCCTGTCTTTGATGGAGAacaaaaatagagagagagagagagaaagagagagagagagcacacaaaATACACAAACCCAACCCCAGCTATAGCTTGTTGCTTCACGCCCCTCCTTCCCATGCAATCACACTTCTTTTTAGAAGCCTATCTCCGCCAAGCCAGGTGACTGGCCCCTGCTCAGAGCTCTGACTTCCCCACTCAGGGGTGTCCCTGTTGACAGCTGAGGAGCCAAACACAGATTATAGCAATATTAGAGGGGCCAGGGGTTCAAAGGAAAAAGTCATGTTTATCAGGCGGCGATAAGGTTACACACGGAACCTCTCCTCCAGAGTGAAATTGAAACTGTGGCCCCATGCCCCTGGAGATAATTGAAAAACGAAGGCTCCATCCAACAGAAGCAGGactttttccctccctccccggcCTGGCCCCCATTACAGATTGATAGAATGAATGGGGCTATAAAAAGAGAGGCTGGACTTTGGCATTGAGTGGGTTTTGATTGACCAGACGGGGGCATCAGGTTTGAACTTTAACCCCTTCCCCCAGCAGCCCTGTAGGGCTGTAAATGATTTCTGTGCTGATGAACAGAGCCGGTGGGGGCCGAGGTGGACACACACAAGTACTCTCATACAAGCTGTAATCCACTATCatacaaacccacacacacacacacacattcacatgggATCAGTGACCACTGCTGAGGCCTAGACACTCACACATGACACATAcaaatagaaacacacacacacaagaacacatACGTTACACATGAATGAAAGAAGTCATGCTTATAGACATAACACAACCCAATGTAGATGTATCTAATACTttgttaccctcttcctgtattTCTATCTAGTGTGTGATTGTGAATCAATGAAATGTGAGTCTGTTTGTTTCATTGTGCTGGGCATATGTGTCTGTGAGCGTAGCTTATCTGTGTGTGCCTGGCTGTCTGTGCTTCTCTGACTGTAGCATGAGTGAGTCTGTGGCTACCTGCTGTGCTTCAAGTCCACAGGCCTACCGTTGATGGACAGGTTGAAGGCTAATGTTTAGAGAACGTTCCACGCCCTGTCTCTCAGATCTGCCCCCCGCCGC
It encodes:
- the LOC129828612 gene encoding uncharacterized protein LOC129828612 isoform X2 → MRRKTIAKRIFDLEYEEEEEEDPKYEDFGITTSHSQPPCHRLQKRRKHTHPVKENVEENPPCNTAHQKLKTRVLVSDNPSVERIEDGDFMAEGLGGLQSRSKADLVAMVLSMQREMDNLREQIRCLTACGKLARNLEALIERTEVWSSSTDRRTTSPSMPEILVRSGAMTTSALLASPGVLNGCWAGKLEPPHPHQNGYPPGSHEGGSQINGPPLYQEFITAELLDRCNTGTTAQKLTNDLLRGLYERDCLASHSISGIVNNKRGQPKPALPADEIQAILRAVQHYFPGKTDSEIKGYIRQKLQNEAKRLRKKPHLAVKVEPEAGAESTFYI
- the LOC129828612 gene encoding uncharacterized protein LOC129828612 isoform X1, coding for MRRKTIAKRIFDLEYEEEEEEDPKYEDFGITTSHSQPPCHRLQKRRKHTHPVKENVEENPPCNTAHQKLKTRQVLVSDNPSVERIEDGDFMAEGLGGLQSRSKADLVAMVLSMQREMDNLREQIRCLTACGKLARNLEALIERTEVWSSSTDRRTTSPSMPEILVRSGAMTTSALLASPGVLNGCWAGKLEPPHPHQNGYPPGSHEGGSQINGPPLYQEFITAELLDRCNTGTTAQKLTNDLLRGLYERDCLASHSISGIVNNKRGQPKPALPADEIQAILRAVQHYFPGKTDSEIKGYIRQKLQNEAKRLRKKPHLAVKVEPEAGAESTFYI